The Medicago truncatula cultivar Jemalong A17 chromosome 7, MtrunA17r5.0-ANR, whole genome shotgun sequence genome includes the window AATTCTATTATGACTAATGCCATTCTAGTTTCTTTATTGTTGTTGCCTTGTCAATTTCTACGAGTAAAGAATTCTTTCACATTTCTGTTCGTAGTGTTGGAAATTCCGACtcttaacacacacacacacatatgcCGATTTGTGAATTAGGCATCATAAAATTATTTACGAAATTATTCTGTTATTGTAACTTACAAAGAATATGATTTGTTAGTAGTATTATTCTTGATACATAAcatactcttttatttaatttgaagagtagttgataaattttcatttcatatcaCCTTATAAAATGTAGATATTAATTACATGATTagtctcttaatttttttttacatatgctGAAACTTTGAGTAGGCTTTTGTGTTATTGCATTTGCTGTTTTTAATCGTTAAGTACCATCATGTATTTTTCTTTGCATTATTTGAAACTAATAACTTTCTTCTGTTGTTTCCAGATTCGTTTTTCAAGCATTGGTTAAGCGTGTTGTGAATCAAACTTATGGATGGATTTTAATGACTCATGGCGTAGACATTATTGAGCAAATTGGATGATGATGTGTGCACTGCTTCAGGTAGAACTGTGTCAACAGAATGTGGATTTCATGAACCAACACAAGTAATTCTTGATTACCTCATTGAAGACAATAAGTTAGGATGATGATCGTAGGCAAATATGTGAGTGGAGTTGAAAAAGCTGACAAGAAAATTAAAGAGGTTATTCCATCATATGCTCCTAATATTCATTGTGAAAGCGACCTAACAGTGATCAGTTCTGAGTCTGATGACTGTGAGGATTCAGATTGTAATCATGTAGATTCAGATTGTAATGAGGAGGAGTCCATTGATTCATACAGTGATGATTCTGGAAAGCAGTGACTTCGACCCACGTGAAGAAAATGCATATTTTGGCGGGGAACTTAAGGTCACCAAAGCTGTTGCAAGAGGACATAATGTTCTGGTAAGTTTACTCAAGTCTatcacatttttcattaatGTCATAATCATTACACCTTTAGATGTTTCAACAAACAGAAGTCTAtctaattcattttattttgtagcaTTTCCCAAACAACACTACTTAGTATATTATTGGTACCTCTCAGTCAAAAATAACAACGTATGTTTAGTTCAAGCCATTACTCTAATTGCAGTGGAGCTTCTAGAtctaaatgaaaaacaaaagtcCTGCATAGATTAACCATTCTCAAACTGGTTTGAATACTTAATAACTTAAAGTTAACCACATTTTTAAACAATGAATTCCTTAAACTGGTTTGAATACTTATCCACTTATGTGATTAGATTAGTTTGAAGGCTAATCACACTTGTGTGCTATGTTTCTGCAGCTCTCATCATTCTTTCTGAATCTGCTAAATTCGAGATAAAGATTGTTTAGAAGCGTGAAGAAGGCAGAAGGTGCCTTTTGGAGCGGTTCTTTACGTGCTATCAGATATGTAGGAAAAAAGGAGAGAAATTCTTCATATTCAGTTCACTTGTGCAGGTGAAAAATACTCATAGTCTAGGTGACTAGAATATAACATGAGCAACCCTTATCTGTAGGTCTTGATATTGTATTATTCTAATTTGTATTCAATATGTATTGTTAATTCTGTCACTCTCAATGAGTGGTTGTTTGGATAGAATGTATATAAATACTTACACAACTAATGTGTCTTTGGATTGACGGTAAGTTCGATTGTCGGTGAATTTGACAAAATTGAGATACATCCTTATTTTGTGAAGCTCTAAACTATAGATTTTACCAGAATCGTGATGGCTCAACGTGATTTTATCATTCTCACCCTTAGTACAAACATGTAACACAAATTTTAGAGGCTTAATTATTTCATCAGCATAGTTCAATGGACTTAAATCATGTTTGATGATCGAAATGACATAAAGCCTGTCCTAAATTACTTTTTATGACATTTAGATATATCAAGATAAAATATTACATGTATTCAAACTCATCGATAAAGCCACAACTTATAGATTAAGGTCCCGTTTGGATTgtcttattttgagcttatgtgggcttatctacttccataagcctttttaaaggtgtttgggtaaatagataaaaatagcttatcatagtttcataagctgcttatgccatattttaataagcctaaatttttagcttaccctccggcttaacaaggagcttatgaatttatgtaacctccttcgattctctcattttttcaaaacatatatatatatatatatatttttgtttttagaaaaaaaacatattttaattataatgttagttatctttggttgTACATGAGTAgcaaaattgctatatacttatcttactaaagtaacatacgtaactaagattttttttttaagaatgatttttattatctttttgttacgtaacaaaatgaaactgaataaaaaaaacaaacttaacttgtctttttttggtaacaaactgtacattaatatctatatatatggtaagtttacaatcataatttctcaagtttatatttttattattatacttttttttaaaagaaagcttattatatattattatacttgtgtATAATGATGTTTAGACTATTTATTTACACCtcaaatgttaattttgtcttatatgaatattgatatttttttaaggatgaatattgattatactatatatataattataattaatatattataatattgttttttacatcttgattaattttataaaaaaaatcttgataattgtggttcgattctttgatttttttgttaaattaaaaatatttaaaatttcgataattgcttatgtaatgtcacatccaaacacttcaatttatgtaagtactttttagtatacatatccaaacataaatagtttatcaaatataagagcttatgatgtaagctctaatattataagccctaatgctataagcgtctatataagttgtttatccaaacgagGCCTAAATAGtcatgcttttattttttaaaattaattttttaaataactttgattataaataaattattgattattttacaacaaaaaagtaaaaagaataatattttgCCTTTGTAGCATCATTTTCTCAGTTTGAAGTTGACACCGAAAATCTGAGTAAAAACTTTGGTGCTCTTGGAATACTTAAAAGGTGTGTTTTAATAAAGATATAgttaaaaagttattaaaaagttattaaaTACATATgaaggtgaatgttgctaaaacataccttttaaaaaataagtgggtgtatgttagtAATTCCTATAAGAGTTGTTAACATAcacttacttattttttttttttttggtcaagtagcccaGCGGCCGGAGATGTTCACCTTAAAAGTGAAATAGtagggtgtctggggttcgaaccccggcccctacacccacttattttttagaagatgTGTTTTAgtaagttataactaaaaagtagtgaaatgcaccttaaggtgtagcttgctaaaacactcccacataaaaattagtggaTGTGTTATACAcaaatcccatatatatatgatatttggtTGACGCATGCACAATGATTCATACCTTCATCATCAGGATTCAATTCAACGTCCATTAGCATGAATGATATACATAGTTGACGCATTCACAATGATTCATACCTCCATCATCAAGATTCAATTGTAAGGTTTATTCTATAATGAATCCCAAAAgagatttattttgtttaatgacTTTGTGTATGTGTAGTTCGACGATgacaataattgatttttcataaaattgattctaTCTAAAAGTTACTTATAGATACATTGAATTGTGTTTGAATGTAAAAGTGaattaaacaattttatgaaatcaattttaaaattacaaaattttagCTTCAAAAGTAGAATTAATTATGGAGTGAAATCAATTCTACTTGAAAGCAACTAAACATGCCAAATTAATTTTACACctgtaaaatcaattttaaaaagcaaaattttgattttttgggtcAGCTACGAGACTGAACTAATTGactaagatatatatttttgggaATCCAACCAAAACCATATCACATATTGCAGTTCTTAAGTctgtaaattttaataaatcttTATTCTTGTTAGATTGAAGTCATGCTTCTCAAGTCGAGACATTAATTCTTAACGAAGCTGGAACTAATTCAGTATGTTAAAATTGAATCAAGCTCAGCCATACTCATATATACTCAATAGTAACATTATCATGGGTTCGTTTAGTCAATTCTGAAGGATGCAACTCATTCAATAGATAAcattaattcaatatatttacaATGCTTTGTAGTGACAAAGGTGATACTTTGTCATGTATGATATTCGTATTAATCAATAGATAGAAAACATAATTACATATTAAATGAATCTAGTACGCTGAAAAATCAGGAGCAGCAGAAAACATTCATTCAGGGAGCTTGTGAAGAATGTTCCAGGCTTTCTTGCGGTGTAGATCGTGAATCAACTTCAATCTTCCTAAAAACTAGCTTTTGCTGTGGAAGTTGATTGTTGGCTAATGCTGTGAGTTCTGTGTCTACTAAGATTGTGTCCTCATCTTTAAATTCTCCTCTCAGAATACCCTTGGCAAGTTCATTCTCCACATTTTGCTGAATCACTCTTTTGACTGGCCTAGCTCCGTAGTTAGGGTCATATCCTAAGCTTCCAAGAAGTTGGATGGCAGCATCTGTCACCTGGATTTTCATCTTGCGATCTGTAATTCTCTTCTGCACACGCTCCAACTGcaataaaatgtagaaaaaGATAGGAGTTAGGGACATTAAATGACATGTAACAATATCCTGAAAATCTTGAAAGGCTTGATGTAATCCTAAAGGGACTGCAACTATGGCTATATTAGTTGTGTTTAATGGCGATTTTCCATAATATCAAGGATCACAATGTGAtcacaaattttataatttcaaaagaCCGATATTCATAATTTTGATATACTTGCAAGAACCGTCAATCAATATTGGAGTCGATCAAATTTTAGAAAAACGGAAAGGAGTGGGAGGAATGAAGTTACCTGTAACCTGACAATGCTACTAATTTGATCACGGTCGAGAGGCTGGAAGACAATATATTCATCAACTCTATTCATAAACTCGGGACGAAAGATGGATCTTGCAGCATCCATTACCCGCTGCTTTATGGTTTCATAGGCTAATTCCTTAGGCGCCGTGTCATCATCCGTGTTTAGAATGTACTGTGATCCAACATTTGAGGTCATAATGATAACAGTATTGGTAAAACTTACTGTTCGACCTTGTGAGTCGGTTACTCTTCCATCATCTAAAATTTGAAGGAATACGTTGAAGACATCCGAATGTGCCTTCTCAAtctcatcaaataaaataacagcATAAGGTCTGCGGCGAACTGTCTCGGTAAGCTGTCCCCCCTCTTCGTACCCAACATATCCAGGTGGTGCCCCGATCAATCTTGAAACTGCATGCTTTTCCATGTACTCACTCATATCAATTCTTACAAGTGCTTCTTCTGTATTGAACATGTATGAAGCCAGTGTCTTAGCCAACTCGGTTTTTCCTACACCTGTAGGCCCCATAAACATGAAGCTAGCAATTGGACGATGAGGATCTGAAAGACCTGCTCTTGAACGTTGGATAGCCTCGGCTACTGCTTTAACGGCAGGATCTTGACCTACAACACGCTTATGAAGTACTTCCTCTAAATACAACAATTTCTCCCTCTCTGATTGTTGAAGTTTTGAAACAGGAATACCGGTCCACTTGCTTACAATTTCAGCTATATCACTCCCTGTTACTTCCTCTCTTAGCATAGACTTCCCAGAGTTCATATATTCATCTAACTCTTTCTCCGCACTCTCAAGTTGTCGTTGCAATGAGTTAAGGCTTCCATACTTTAATTCAGCAGCGCGGTTCAGATCATACTCCCGCTCAGCCTGTTGGATCTCAAGGTTCACTCTGTCGATCTGATGCATAAATACAGGACACATTAGTATTTGGTGCCGACCATTAATCAATATACATTCATttcctaattaattaaatttcaattatagTTACCAAATCAATCCATTTATTTGCACCAGTTTTTCCACATTGTGAAAAATATTACAGAATCACATATTTGAGAACCTttagtattaaaaaaagtatatgataACACACCTCTTCTTTGATTGATTGAAGTCGAGTCATTACTGACTTTTCATGCTCCCACTGTTCAGTCAGCTCAGCCTGTTTATGTTTTAACAGAGAGAGCTCAGCCTCGAGACGACTTAACCTATCTTTAGAAGCCTTGTCTGTATCATTCGTCAGAGAGAGTCTCTCCATCTCTAGTTTCAGGACCGACCGGTTGATCTCATCAAGTGCAGTAGGTTTTGAAGTGATCTCCATTTTCAATTTGGCAGCCGCCTCATCAACCAAATCAATAGCTGTAATTTGAAAGGAGCTAGAAGTTAGTGCCTTATGAACATTATTGATTGCGGCCCAGAAAGAGATTTTAAGCAAATAATCTTGATAGTGgaataaaagagagaagagTCAGAACTACATTTTTATCGTTTAAAGACTATGTTCCCTAACAGTAGCCTCAATTAGATTTAAAGATCTTTATGAAATGACAGTGTCATCAATTATGACGGCCAGCCAAAAATCCACCATAGAAATGCCGCGTTGCAGCCTACGGCATAAACATTGTGGATATACCAGTTGTTGCTGCCTATGGAGGCTAAAACAAAATCCATGACAACACCGTGGCAGAAATTTACCTACACTGGAAACTAATCAACAATTCTAACAAACATCTGTAAATTATCTGTTCTCCATAAACAAGCAAGTTTGTTTTCTCAAAAGCATGCTTAAATCAATCAAAAAATCTGAAGTGTTATATTAGTAATTTATTGTTAGAATCAAAGCGAATGCTTATGAAACTTCTCAGTccttttgtaatttaaaaaagttaaagttACCTTTGTCAGGCAAAAATCTTCCACTGATATATCGATCCGAGAGAATTGCAGCTTCCACAAGTGCACTATCAGAAATTCGGACTCCATGATGCAGTTCATACCTTTCCCGCAGTCCCCTTAGTATTGAAATGGTATCTTCAACAGTTGGTTGGTCAACATAAACTTGTTGGAAACGACGCTCTAGTGCTGGATCCTTCTCGATATACTTCCGATACTCATCAAGTGTTGTTGCACCAATGCATCGCAGCTCTCCTCTGCCGAGCATAGGCTTTAAGAGATTACCAGCATCCATAGCACCGTTTGTAGCACCTAACATGCGAAAAAGTATAATTGCAGTCAAATCCAGCATGCTCATGTTACTTTATAAATTCCATTAGGCATAAGCGTCATACAATGGTCATCTATATGATTAGATTCCTTCCGATTTAACAACGTTTTGGTAAATAAACTAATTTGCATCAAGCCTCTGTCTACCGacatttttggtaaataaactAGTAATTTGCATCAAGTAATAGACCAGCCTTCAGCAGATTTTTAATCCACAAAATCAGATATCTGAAAATGAAAAGCTTTGAAGTTTATTTGTTACCTGCCCCAACAACTGTATGAATCTCATCAATGAAAAGGATAGTTTGACCATCAGATTCTGTTACTTCTTTAAGAACAGCTTTCAGCCTATCTTCGAATTCTCCCCGGTATTTTGCTCCAGCAATAAGTGCACCCATATCAAGGGATATAAGCTGAAAAGAGACCAGTGATCATTGAACTAAGAACTTCTGAAGGAATGTAAATaagaaaatgttatatttttttcctataatTTAAATTCAAACTAGACTGGTAGAGGATATAGTAAGGATCATTACAATGAAActgaaaatattatatttctaatcTTTGCATGTCAGTTCTATAAACAACAGCCTAAGCATTTTGATGAAGCACATACCCTACGGTTCATCAAAGCTTGAGGAACATCTCCTTGCACGATTCTCTGAGCAAGTCTGTTTCAAAGAAAGAGATAGGTCAATGTGCATAAACTTgtaaagaatatatattaaaaaaacagcATCCAAATTATGgggaaagaaaaaacataattatataacctGTTTGGTTTCCAATAAAATTATGAGACAATCCTTAACCTCAGGTTAAACACATTTCACAGGTACGAAAGTGGCAATGTCCACAGTAAGTACTATTCATATAATTGATCCTTATATTACCTCAAATTACAAGGTATCACATTTTCCTTAGTAGTTTAGTTTTTAATATCATTGAAAAGAGAGGAATAAATTGTCATATCAAGAATCAAGATGATCAGAAAGTTGACCAActtatcattttaaattattaaccaTTTAAGCCAAACTCTTAAAcccatttcatatttttaatagaTATCTTTGAACTCCAAAATTTGCATGCAGAtcttattttcaatatattttaaagTATGTTTAAATAAACTTTGTACTATTTACTTGCATTACTAGTATTTATGGAGCTAGTTAGAGTTAGACATTGAAATTAAGATTTTACGAACCAGCTTGTAAAATCTATTCCGATAAGATTTTAACAGCACAAGTGCTCGACAGATGGGAAAATAATCCAATCTTAAGGAATAGATATAAGGAAGGAAAAACTAAGCACGCACCCTTCAGAAATTGCAGTCTTTCCAACACCAGGCTCACCAATCAGCACGGGATTGTTCTTTGTTCTCCTGGAGAGAATTTGAATGCACCTGCGTATTTCATCATCTCTTCCTATAACTGGATCAAGCTTTCCTGCTTTAGCCATTGCTGTCAAATCTTTCCCGTATTTTTCCAATGCTTCATACTTCCCTTCAGgatctataacaaatataaagcAGTGTTGTCAATCGCGGACGGCGTAAAATAGCAATTTATTCAAACTCCACTACATGTAAGTGATCTAGCGCGCCGCTATGTGATATTATTTTGTATCAAATAACAAATTGTTCAAATTCCACCATAGCCGCAATTTCACAACATTGATGTAAGACAAAGTTTGATCAATACTAAATGTAGaaaatcatatacaacacaCAACTCGTAAAAGCTataaagaagaaattcaagtacAACATGAATCCCCTGCTTAATTTTCCCATAGATATCTAAGTCTTTTCAGTAATGAACAACACGTTGATATAAtcatttattaagaaatttaGAATGAGACAAATGGAAAATGTCATTACCTTGGTCAATTACTGACTGGCGTCCCCTAATGGACTCTATTGCAGATTTTAGACCCTGCTGAGATATCTGAAAATCTTTAAAGAGTTGCTTCCCGAATCGTTGGTCCTGGATAAAACCAAGAACTAAGTGCTCAACAGAAACAAATGAATCCCCATATTCTTTCTGGAAGTCCCTGGCTCTCTGAATCAATCCCTCCAAATCGCGCCCCAACATTGAACCAGCTGATTCCCCTATAACCTAACATAATTGAAAGCGAGTCAAACAAATTAGCTTTTTCGGTACAGAATAAAGAAACCGGAACAAATATTTCCAGCctatttggattgacttatttgagcttgtGTACTAGCATAAGTGCTTCTGAGATTGTTCAGAAGAACTTATGAAAAGCTTATGACATAtctataaactgttttcagctCATTTCCaaaagctgaaaacagcttatagttTCTATAAAatcagtttgactttattttaccttttgTCATACTAGTACTTCATACATAAACACTTCTATTGTAAATGCTTATACATGAGTGCTGAATTGAGTTATtcatccaaacagaccctaatcTGCTAATGAGTACATTAGTAGTAAAGCTAAAGTCAACAAATCAGCAAAATACAAGACTGCAAGTGCTCCTAtttcaattcaaacttgttCAAATGTAACAAATGGATCACCTTGGGTTGCCGCTGAATGAACTTATCAGTAGCTTCTAGAAGCTGAGTATTGTCCACTCCAACCTTGGTAAAGATCCTGCGAGCAAGACCATTCTTCTGCTCCAACAAAGCCTTCATCAAGTGCTCCGTCTCCACAATCTGATGTTTGTTCTCTTTGGCCACCTCCGGCGATGAAACTATCGCCTGCCAAGCCATCTCTGTGAACTCTTGCTGTGTAATCTGCCATTGCATCAAAACCCCAAGTCCCAACATCAACTGCTGTACCTCACAAGCTATAATACACGTAACAAACagaataaaaatttacaaatcTCAAATTTTGATAACAAGCTGAGAAAACCGTGTGTGTGGTTAGTTAATTGGTGAATAATTAGTTTGAAGAATATTGATTGCTCACTTTTTAACTCGTAAGCGGTACCTAGGCTCTTTCGTTGTTCCACTTTAATAACTTTTCATTATTCAATCAATTCTTTTTTGTCATCACTTCTCTCTCAACTTCCCATCCTCTCTACAATGTTTTCTCTAAGAAATCGTGGTTGAGCCTAACACagccccacaaaaccggcttgtgaggattacccccacttataaacacattgtcaggccatcacctatccgatgtgggactcttaacacaccccctcacgaccagcattattgggcttggttcgtggacataaatggtgggtggcccgatagcggaaacctgatagcagccccctcacgaccagcactattgggcttggttcgtggacataaatggtgggtgtcCCGATAGCGAAAACCAgatagcaggtggcccaatggatcatggagaggctctgataccaactaaGAAATCGTGGTTGAACCTAACACAACCCTTATAAAACCGGCTTgcgaggtgaggattgcccccacttataaacacattgtcagaccaTCACCTATCCGATGTGATGTATAGTCAACTACCTTAACAAAACATTTTAACTAAGACAATGAGTATAAAAAGGCTATGTGATAGGTTAGACCTTGAGCTTAAGACCATATTAAACAATCTAGTCCCTTGTAAGATTGCATCAACATCTACGACGACTCTCCTCAGATCAGGTGTGTTCGGTGTCGGACAAACGTCGATGTCTGACACCAACATgtcaccgacacatataattacattgaattatatgattttctcaaatgaTTATCGGTGTCAGCGTGTCAATGTCTGTGTCTGTGTCTAGGTCAGTACGCGTGCTTCATAGATCAACATATTCTTGCACATGGTAGAGGTCGGTTGAGTAGCTAAACTGGTTTGAGCTAAGTGTTAAAGAAACCGGGTTCATACCCTGAGAAGGAGAAAATACCAATATAACAACTAATTACTTACATCTAGCTatccaaaaaaactaaaaacataatcTCGTGCATAATCAATATTCCAAAATGACACTTACATCTAGCTATCCAAGATtgaacatacatttttttttgtcaaatagctaGTATCCGGGGTTTGAACATATTACAATGTATTATCTCTACCAGCTGAGCTGTTCATGGGACAAGTCATATAGTTTTAGTCTTATGACTCAAACTTGAATTTGAAGCAATTTAATCTAATAAACTTAATAGCTTCTACTATAATTAGTTTCAAAAAGGAAAGGGAAAAAGAATGAAATTACCCTTCCAGTGCCAGTTGAAGAAGCTTCACAACGAACAGAGAAACGCTTCGAATTTGTTTGAGTTCTGCAAATTCCATTTGCTAGAAACCGTCTTTGATTTAATGGAAGTGATGATTTGAGTGAAACGCGTTTAGcggagaaagagagagaaacacggtgatgatgagaaaaatatatagcACTGTTTCTTCTGTTGAAGGAAATGGGAGTTGAATAGGGAAGAGAAAACGACGTCGTTGAAGCCATCactgaattgaaagaagaaagaaagagtgaTGATATTGAATATTGATAGTAAGAAAGTGTTTGTGTTTGCGTTAATACTGAGAAAGGAATAAGAGAGAGACTGTTTGAGTTTGATCCTTCAATGGATCATGAATACCAGTGTAtttaaagctttttttttttttttttgaaaaaaaaaaaatacagcaaTTAAAGATTATAAAAACATGAATATAGCcgttaattttcatttttttaccaatattattattttaaactcCGTATCTAATTCAAGTACCGATTAATTCGTCATATAATTCACTTGCAAGAACTCATTTAAAAGTAGAGAAAAAAATTGCATGGACTTGTCCACTAAAATTGACACGGAGGAATCAAACATGATATATTGCAAACTCCTAAAGCaatcaaaatgattttattaacaaatattattaGGTCATAATCCTCGAAGATTCTAACAAGTATTTAAAATAATCtcacaattttaaaataatttccatttttgtaATACATTTAATAAAACAATCAATAACGTTAAAATATTTCGTTAACACGGTTATATCAATCTctctatatatttataattatattaatctAATCAGTACCGCTTTAATAAAACTTATTATTAACATTGAATGACTATTTTAATTATGGAAGTGTACCATCAGAACTTATTTTTTAGGGGATAAAATTTATTGTGGAATATATTATTTGGCCAATATTATTACtgttattgaaaagaaaaagaaattaagaagaGTGAGTGTGGAGCATTCTGGGAAGTTCGTGAAGAGTGTCGATGTTACGTTACTACCACACGACGAATGCGCCGTAAGCAACCTTTAGCCACGTGGGCCTTCTCTTCCATGTCACTTTATAGGTAGTTAAGATCATATATTCTTATTCCCACGGAATAACTCGTAAAAATATTGCATATTGCGgtaaaaattctataaattaataatgttggAATTggagaaatttattaatttagagagttattaatttatcgataaattaataattattaattttaagagtttttaagtaattatactGTACATACCAAACAAAAAGACAAATTAGTCTATGTCTCTTAGAATTACGTTGCACCAAATCTTGggactcaatgtaaattaataaatattgtattcatATCCATTGGAAATATGACTTTTGACTTTTAAAGTGTATAGTAAATGTAAACAAGTGGAATGTTCAATGTATTCTTAAAGCAAGTTTggcatatata containing:
- the LOC11429184 gene encoding chaperone protein ClpB3, chloroplastic isoform X1, translated to MASTTSFSLPYSTPISFNRRNSAIYFSHHHRVSLSFSAKRVSLKSSLPLNQRRFLANGICRTQTNSKRFSVRCEASSTGTGRITQQEFTEMAWQAIVSSPEVAKENKHQIVETEHLMKALLEQKNGLARRIFTKVGVDNTQLLEATDKFIQRQPKVIGESAGSMLGRDLEGLIQRARDFQKEYGDSFVSVEHLVLGFIQDQRFGKQLFKDFQISQQGLKSAIESIRGRQSVIDQDPEGKYEALEKYGKDLTAMAKAGKLDPVIGRDDEIRRCIQILSRRTKNNPVLIGEPGVGKTAISEGLAQRIVQGDVPQALMNRRLISLDMGALIAGAKYRGEFEDRLKAVLKEVTESDGQTILFIDEIHTVVGAGATNGAMDAGNLLKPMLGRGELRCIGATTLDEYRKYIEKDPALERRFQQVYVDQPTVEDTISILRGLRERYELHHGVRISDSALVEAAILSDRYISGRFLPDKAIDLVDEAAAKLKMEITSKPTALDEINRSVLKLEMERLSLTNDTDKASKDRLSRLEAELSLLKHKQAELTEQWEHEKSVMTRLQSIKEEIDRVNLEIQQAEREYDLNRAAELKYGSLNSLQRQLESAEKELDEYMNSGKSMLREEVTGSDIAEIVSKWTGIPVSKLQQSEREKLLYLEEVLHKRVVGQDPAVKAVAEAIQRSRAGLSDPHRPIASFMFMGPTGVGKTELAKTLASYMFNTEEALVRIDMSEYMEKHAVSRLIGAPPGYVGYEEGGQLTETVRRRPYAVILFDEIEKAHSDVFNVFLQILDDGRVTDSQGRTVSFTNTVIIMTSNVGSQYILNTDDDTAPKELAYETIKQRVMDAARSIFRPEFMNRVDEYIVFQPLDRDQISSIVRLQLERVQKRITDRKMKIQVTDAAIQLLGSLGYDPNYGARPVKRVIQQNVENELAKGILRGEFKDEDTILVDTELTALANNQLPQQKLVFRKIEVDSRSTPQESLEHSSQAP
- the LOC11429184 gene encoding chaperone protein ClpB3, chloroplastic isoform X2; its protein translation is MLGLGVLMQWQITQQEFTEMAWQAIVSSPEVAKENKHQIVETEHLMKALLEQKNGLARRIFTKVGVDNTQLLEATDKFIQRQPKVIGESAGSMLGRDLEGLIQRARDFQKEYGDSFVSVEHLVLGFIQDQRFGKQLFKDFQISQQGLKSAIESIRGRQSVIDQDPEGKYEALEKYGKDLTAMAKAGKLDPVIGRDDEIRRCIQILSRRTKNNPVLIGEPGVGKTAISEGLAQRIVQGDVPQALMNRRLISLDMGALIAGAKYRGEFEDRLKAVLKEVTESDGQTILFIDEIHTVVGAGATNGAMDAGNLLKPMLGRGELRCIGATTLDEYRKYIEKDPALERRFQQVYVDQPTVEDTISILRGLRERYELHHGVRISDSALVEAAILSDRYISGRFLPDKAIDLVDEAAAKLKMEITSKPTALDEINRSVLKLEMERLSLTNDTDKASKDRLSRLEAELSLLKHKQAELTEQWEHEKSVMTRLQSIKEEIDRVNLEIQQAEREYDLNRAAELKYGSLNSLQRQLESAEKELDEYMNSGKSMLREEVTGSDIAEIVSKWTGIPVSKLQQSEREKLLYLEEVLHKRVVGQDPAVKAVAEAIQRSRAGLSDPHRPIASFMFMGPTGVGKTELAKTLASYMFNTEEALVRIDMSEYMEKHAVSRLIGAPPGYVGYEEGGQLTETVRRRPYAVILFDEIEKAHSDVFNVFLQILDDGRVTDSQGRTVSFTNTVIIMTSNVGSQYILNTDDDTAPKELAYETIKQRVMDAARSIFRPEFMNRVDEYIVFQPLDRDQISSIVRLQLERVQKRITDRKMKIQVTDAAIQLLGSLGYDPNYGARPVKRVIQQNVENELAKGILRGEFKDEDTILVDTELTALANNQLPQQKLVFRKIEVDSRSTPQESLEHSSQAP